The nucleotide sequence GGCCCGCAGGCCGGCCAGGGACTCTACGGTAGCGTCCGGCCGGACGCCCTCGTCGGTGGAGACGACCAGCGGGTCACCCTTGCGCTGCTTGACGCTGATTGGGGAGATCTCGTCGTCGAAGACGCCGTTCTTCGAGGCGATGGCGGCGCGCTGGTGCGATTGGGCGGCCACGTTGTCCTGGGCGGTCCGGTCGATCCCCAGCGTGAGGTTCTTGGACTCCGTGGAAAGTCCCATCGAGTGGCCGTCGAAGGCGTCGGTGAGGCCGTCGTGTGCCGCCACGTCCAGCGCCTGGACGGTGCCGTAGTTCCAGCCCTGGCGGGAGCCGGGGAGGACGTGGGGTGCGCGCGTCATCGATTCCTGGCCACCGGCGACGACGACGGTGGCGTCGCCGGCGCGGATCAGTCTCGCGGCGTCGATCACGGCGGTCAGCCCGGAAAGGCAGACCTTGTTGATGGTCACCGTGGGGACGTTCCAGCCGATGCCCGCGCCGATGGAGCTCTGGCGGGCGGGGTTCTGGCCGGCCCCGGCCTGCAGGACCTGGCCCATGATGACGGCATCCACCTGATCGGCTTCCAGTCCGCTCGCCGCAATTGCCGCCTTGATGGCGTGCGTTCCGAGTTCGACGGCGGTGAAGCTCGCCAGCTGCCCGTTCAGCCGGCCCTGCGGGGTGCGCGCACCGGACAGGATGACAACATCGTCAGCGGAATTGCTCATGGTTGTTTCTTCCGATCTTTGGTCAATGGTTGGCCTAAGGGTATCGTGAGCCCGGTCACCTATCCATTCAACGCTGGGAAGGCGGAAGGCATTCCGGATAGGTGCCCGCAGCAACGGTGCTTGCATTCTGCTGGTAAGTGGGGTAGACACGCGTATGGTTTTGCCGTATCGTAGATATTTGCGTCTTCCCTGTTTACCTTCAGCCTTCATATAGCGGTGGGCTTAGCCTGTTAGCCGTTCCATCAATGTGCCGTGAACAACGTCACCAGCATGGGCGGAACCAGGTTCCGGGTCATATAGCGGAACCGGATGGTAGCACTGCGGAGTCACTTCGCAGGGTGAAAAGCGGGGGAGATCTGAAAACGCCTGAAGGTCTGTGGAAGGATCCCTCTTGGTCGCCTCGAGCACCTCTAATGAAAACAACGCTACCGCTATCAATGCCGAAAGCACCGACGGTGCGACTCGCCGGCTCTCATTCGCAAAGATTCACGAACCTCTTGACGTTCCGAATCTGCTTGCCCTGCAGACGGACAGCTTCGACTGGCTGGTCGGAAATGAACGTTGGCAGGCCCGCGTTGCGAAGGCCGTCGAAGAAGGCGACCTGAGCGTCGCCACCACCTCCGGTCTTTCCGACATCTTCGAAGAGATCTCCCCGATTGAGGACTTCCAGGGCACCATGTCCCTGAGCTTCTCCGATCCGGAGTTCGCTGATCCGAAGTACACCATGGCTGAATGCAAGGACCGGGACGCTACGTACTCGGCACCGCTGTACGTCAAGGCCGAATTCATGAACAACAACACGGGCGAAATCAAGCAGCAGACCGTGTTCATGGGTGACTTCCCGCTGATGACCGAGAAGGGCACCTTCGTCGTCAACGGCACCGAGCGTGTCGTCGTTTCCCAGCTGGTCCGTTCCCCGGGCGCCTACTTTGAGCGTGCCGCCGACAAGACCAGCGACAAGGACATCTTTACCGCAAAGATCATTCCGTCCCGTGGCGCCTGGTTCGAGCTCGAGATCGACAAGCGCGACCAGGTCGGCGTGCGCCTGGACCGGAAGCGCAAGCAGTCGGTCACGGTGCTGCTGAAGGCCCTCGGCTGGACCGAAGGCCAGATCCTCGAGGAGTTCGGCCAGT is from Arthrobacter sp. QXT-31 and encodes:
- a CDS encoding acetyl-CoA C-acetyltransferase, with product MSNSADDVVILSGARTPQGRLNGQLASFTAVELGTHAIKAAIAASGLEADQVDAVIMGQVLQAGAGQNPARQSSIGAGIGWNVPTVTINKVCLSGLTAVIDAARLIRAGDATVVVAGGQESMTRAPHVLPGSRQGWNYGTVQALDVAAHDGLTDAFDGHSMGLSTESKNLTLGIDRTAQDNVAAQSHQRAAIASKNGVFDDEISPISVKQRKGDPLVVSTDEGVRPDATVESLAGLRAAFVTDGTITAGNSSPLSDGASALVLTSRKFAEENGLEYLAVVGKPGQVAGPDNSLHSQPSNAIRNALDRAGWSTADLDFIEINEAFGSVAVQSLKDLDYPLEQTNIHGGAIALGHPIGASGARLALHAAHELKRRGQGKAAVSLCGGGGQGEALLLFRD